The stretch of DNA ACAGTagccttcacattttttttatccacatcatagttatttaaatagtattatcaaaataaactttatttaaaaaaaaaaattaaagtgcacaACCCTTTCAAGTTTCTGAGCAGAAAAGcactcaattataaaaaataaacacaaaacatttttcaaccttgtagtgcaaagtttgcaaaccaaaataaagtatcaaaagtaaatatcagaGTTGAACATAACACTGTTTAAGGCATTAgccatgaataaaagtgcaaacataaaaggctactttgtaaaagtagaaaaaatgacaaatgtcaaatttatagatagataattacTTTATTAGGGAGTCTTTCTCGGAATTACTACAGTAAAAATGACAGAACAATAAACTAAAAGTACCTTATACAAATTACTGCACGAGTAACGCACCTTGGGCTATCATGGCTCCCGTGTGGTCATCTGGAAAGTACTCAGTCTGTAAACAGCGAGCACAGAGGATCCAGTCTTTGCTGATGTAATGGATGGTTACGCTCACGTAGGGCTGCGTAGCTCTGCTCGTCCACAGGTCAGTTGTCAAGGCATAATGGACCACACTGCGAACATCCTTCTCTACTTGGGCCCGGCATGCGTTACATAAGCGAGGCAACTCGACTTTACTGAAGTGCTTACGACTGGGCATAATGTACCTCGGGTCAAGGACTTTGACGAGGTCTCGGAAGCTACCCTTCTCAACTGCATACACGGGGGTCATGCctttacaaatgtaatgcaagATGGCACATGTGATTTCTTTATGGCGCTGGGATTTTTTTCATACGGTGTGCTTTTTATGAAAGACTCTTTAATTTTAGGCTGGCTATATTTTTTCTCGCCACTTGCCCGGGCTGTTTCACAACTTTCTTTACGTCGCATTTCTTCGATTCTCCCGTATTCTTTTTCGTGGACCTTCTTCAAGTGGTAAAAGAGGTTTGTTGTGTTAGCGTCGGGCGTGGAAACAGTCTTTTGGCAGAGTTTGCACATGACTGTCTTCTGCTCCGTGTCAGAGCTCTTGAAGCCAAAATGCAACCAAATCACTGACGTACCCCCACGTTTCGGTAAAAGTACTTCTTGGGCTGCTGCCTGCatagcagtttcagtttgttGCGACTCTGGGCATTCATCTTTAACCTCTTGCGTCTCCATCTTTAAGCACTCACGAGTTAACTAGCGTAAAGCATGTCGCAACAACGTAAAGCGTCTTGTCGCAAAACCACAAGAcggagtttctttgcgaaaaagttcatttttattcttgattatcacttatataaagggtagagtatgcattgcatagcgacaagacattatcatacatttgtcatagtctatttaatgcaatattttatttagtaattgataaaattaggttagaaacgatagaagagaaataggacgatagacacttttctatcgtccccacaATACttatcgtcatatcgcccagtACTATGCAccatgtgaaattcaaataaagtagctgtttgtaatattagccGATATTTTTGTGTACCTACCTGTACTGACACGCATGTAAAAATATTGCgttctgaaggtttttgttaataatggcaGGTCTCTAAGTGCCGGGAGCTAaggctagttttgcaaataaacgcCGGGGGCCtctattggagcatatacggtatgcaattattttttaatggacCTTTTAACCATGGGGCTATCATATAGATTCCATGGGGCCATTAAATAGATTTGACTTGGGTCTTAATTCTAATATTACACAAGCTAGGCCCTTATATAAACAAACTTTCACGCTTTAAAAGACACAATTCTCTCATTCACTCCTGGACACTCTCCTTCACTCAAATCTTAAGTCAGTTCAAACCTGCCATGTTAACTATAGGGACTGCCCGCTGAGGGCCTTCAAAGTCAGTAAGACTGCACAGACTCTGCGTGTATGCACAGGAAATCACTAACCTTTCTAACATATCCCTTGTTTCATTTAGCAATTTTATTGTCACAGCATCTTGCTCAGTCAATCCACATGCCTGCAGGGAAAATATGAAAAGAGGAGGGGGTCAAGGGACCAAGTGCATCATAAGGCCAAATGTTAGGTTATTCAGGGATACAATAAGTTGGGTAGAATTAGAATACTGTTTCTAAATATATTGAACACTGTAAATTACTGGAGAAGAAATAATAAGTTAAGAGGCAATAGAGAAAATATGAACAGAAGAAGAACTAAAATTATTGTCTCCAATGTGACAGTAAGGGGGAAACCAATTTAGGGGAGTCCCAGACAAAATAACACAAgttctcaaaagaaaaaaagaaaaaatcattctGTCATCGatcatagcaaaaacagaagaatagtgtaatgaaaatgaaCTTGAAGCGACATCACAATTTGGAAAGAGACCCCTCAACACCGACAGCAGAGCTATTCTGTGCTATGAGCTACTCTAAAGGCAGAATTCACATGTTTGTGGAgatcattttaaagaaagaaaggactgCAATCACTTAAACATGTACAGGGCACTGCAAAATACATCATAGCATGCATAACTgtataaatctaaataaaaaaatctaattgagTAGTACACCGGAAACAAGgacaaattcaaaatattgcAGCAAAAAGATTAAAACATTATATTTCAACACTTGTACTAATATGTTATCTACAAAGAGTCAAAAATGTCTCCTGACAATCAACAGCAGTTAAGACACTAAGACGACTGAACAGACTGTGCAGTGTTCAGACAATTACTTGGTGCAGGCTGGTTTGCTGTGTGATGTTTCCACATTCTCCCCACTGCTCTACTTTGGATACCAAAGTTTTTCTCCCTCATCCTCAAAGAGGTTCCTtggaaattctaaattggcctcatGAGAGTTTGTAGGTTTTCTCATGGACTCAGGCCTTGTCCCAGAGTAGGTTATGGTTGCTGTGGAATTGGCTCCAGCCGCCTCCAGACCAGAACTGGACTAACAGGGTTTAAGAATATAGTTAAGTAATTCAtgtgctccacaatttaaaattcaaaCTTTTGTGTCACGTGTAGATAGTACAATGAGATTCTTACTTGCGTGCCACGTATTAATGTGTGACAACACTGCAATGCAAACAGAAGGCAATGAATAACTTCTCAAAATCCACAGACAATCAGGtttgattatattttaaataagtaacaGTTGGCATCTAACTATCTATTGCCTATTATCTACTTTGTGATTATACAACACTTGTTTGCTGTGATACCatagaaaatggcaaaaagggcTACCTGTTCAGCTAAAGTATTCTCCTCATCTGGCATCATGTAACAAGAAAGAGGAGACTTGTATACGCTGTCCTCATCTTGGTCTTTTTGTACTCTGTGTTCCACGTACTCTCTGATATTTGATATATGTTGTTCCAGTTCTGGCAGTGATATGCGCTGTTTGAGAGAAATGCTGTGAAAAGACAAACAGattaaggaaaacagaaaaaacaacttTGAGCTCTGCTTTACAGTTATGAAATCAAACACACAACTGCACAAGAGTTATCTAATTACCTAAAACATTCATGAATGGCTCCTTTTTCACTTCTCAAAGCCACCAGAATGACAGCTGACAACAAGCCTTGTCTGGTAAGAATCCATAAATGTATTGCCTGTATTTTCTAAATTTGGCATTTTCAGCTTatgcttaaaaaatgaatatcaatGTCTCTGTCACCGTCTTATAACCTACATCAGGAGTCTAGAACTCCAGTCCTGCAGCGATACTGTGGCTGTagattttcattcaaacccttttcttaattatcaaccagtttttcctgctaattaacttctttttccttgattttaattgacttgctattagaacttagaccccttaattatttctctCTTCTTTAAATTAGccaccaaacaataatgagatacaaaatgatcaaaacatgACCAGAGTCCATCATACAATTTCCGAAAACagagaaaggtgaaggcctcagtaatattgatctgctcaggtccacaaaacattttgatggtattcttagaaaaaaagaaaatcaataattttgggAATGTCTGGTGTTGCATATTGAGAGCACCAACAAGACATGCAATTAAGTAATGGGATTAATAAACAACAAGAATTGTCTTCTGATTGGAGGtcccgatttagctggtcattaATTGGCTTActtaacttcaccttcatttaatcctgatactctgtatattcaattcattataataactattcatggtggctctaaaatccgtactgacccctactctctctttagtttcttttcccggttttctgtggtggtgatctgcgccatcaTCACCTAACCAAAGCACCgcgatgtcctacattgatggattaaaagccataatctatcaagtccttccaagagaaccctaaatacaaagaggactgtttcatttatgttaggtagaatgcccagaggggactgggcggtcccgtggcctgataccgctgcagattttattttttctttttttttttgtttttctgttctccctggccatcggaccttactcttattctatgttaattagtgttgtcttattctaattcttactttgtcttttatttctcttttcttcatcatgtaaagcactttgagctacataatgtgtatgaaaatgtgctatataaataaatgttgttgttacttcacatgtcatttctgtttaGGTGCTGTTTAAGCaagaaaaatgaagcaattctgaGGGCTGAAACAAGTCATATAAagtgaaaggagaaaaaaagttaattagcagcaaaaactggtcactaattacgatcagggttacaatgaaaacatgTATCCACATTAGTGCTCTAGGAGTTGGAGATCACTGACctacattaaataaaacaggACTGAATTACAAATttagaaggggaaaaaaagaaaatcaagaccAATATTACTTgtgaaaatggattttaaaaattaTGGGAGGAGATTTACACTCAAAATAGGAATGTTTAGTAAATGTGACTTTGTTCCATTTTGGGTGGAAACATATGATTAAGATAAAAATGTACTTACTCTCCTAAAACCTTCTGTACGCTCTGTTTCACCACAGTTATTAGCGCAATCAAACCttgataagataaaataaaagttacattATTTCTATCTGTTATCTTAAATGCACACATCCAGTGGTACCTACTTATAAAAGGAATCAGCCCACTCCTCCACACAGCTAATCATGTGGCTCCAGCTCAACATATACAGCATGCAGACATGGACAGGACATGTGATACAAGTTGtcatgatttgtttttatttattttttggtaaattatgtattttattagccCTTTGTGGAGgatttgattttgttcttttaatgggATTCATATTTTTGAATGCTATTTTTGCACTGTCTAGTGTCACATGACTCACTCTGTTGCATCGATGGCGTAACGTCCACACCATAGAAGTTCGGTGGCAACATGCAGAGCTATCCCTCGATGGATAAAGAAAAGCATCTTTGTGGTTCTCAGTAATTTAGCTTTCAAAACGAGTAGAgaggtttttgtttcagttttctgaTGTCGCCTGCGTTTTCAAGACATTCTCTTTTCAGTTCTTCCCTTTAACTTGGtgctcagtttatttttttctttaactttacgGTTATGATCCttaccttaaataatctccctccatcttatatttcggaatgtcttacactctGAATCGTAACcatagatctttaaatgagtttctgtttagaattccaagagtgaAACTTCTCCCTTGTACTTTGTTAGatggtacttctgatacatctgattaactgaCAGCAATATAACTGAGGTCCACTGTCCTATGAAATTTCCTGAAtgaagctgggtaacacagctagaaatatataaaaagagaaaGCTAAGGATCTGTTCAGAAAAGGCTGGGGTAAATGGTGGTGCAAAATGCAACATTTACTGGGcttattaatttagattttttaagtATAACAACAAACACAGTTATAACTCAATGAACAAAAAGTTAACAAATTAATAGTCTTAAACAAATTAATAGTCTTATCTAACTTACCATCTCCTAAAAGATGCTGAATACTTGATAGATATTGCTGCTGGACCTCTGGGGGTGCGAAAGGTACCTGAAATAAAGAAATGCTTGTGAGATGAAGGACCTCTTTCTTGCCTCTTCTTTCCATGTCAAAGTTTTTCACCTCAATAAAGCAAACCATGCTACACACACCACCTGATTTGAACATGACACGAACATAAGACATTTATCTTATTAAGAGGTCGAATGAAAACTAAATTTACTTTTTCgttgatttgttaaaaaaaaaaaataaataaataaataaaaatagaaaaagagttTAACAGGTTTCCATGAGGTGGCAAACTGGAATACACAATGCTTAAAAttgaatctctctattatataagaaaatcCTTCAAcgcgacaagactttttggaagagagatttttttcaagtcctgtgagacaagacttttgtcttaagatttttttcaagttacgccctcctctcaaacattttcaaacaagaccacagtcttctcaactctcattcgtgtgaatgcttttgtcagacaaatTTTCAGCGCTcttagctcttatacattttaacgcTTTCCTCTCTTtaaagttcccaattaaagaaggcgtattatgtccaaatcttattaaagaatttcatcacgaagggtcatcaacataaaaaaatgagtacatgcgCAATCCTAGCAAAGAGAAAcaaggaagtcaaatgaattaatgcacaaaatgtcgatcggttacacatcaaattggttaaatgcatatcaatagactatgctgaaacagttggtcgTGATGGTGCGGCTTATAATATCTAGACAAATAACTACAACTGTTAACAACATCCAGTCTTACaacgcatgaattactgtagaaagaaggatgcatCCCAAAAAGCTAATGttgtacatcttccgcggataacattagacaacaaaggagaatcttgatatgccattcgtactaaaacgttaacagtttccagttagaatagcttttgcaaagacaattaacaaatctcagagccaaacatttgaaaaagtcgctttattatagagaaaaaaacgaaattcaatcacgggcagttgtACGTTgtgttgatgcatatgtaacaattcccatggaaataaatatctgtttaaattgtacatctgcatccccatacgtgagcagcagaaCTACAAAGAAGCTAGCGTGTAAcgcaggctggggggttggcgagcgaagtgagcagggggcaaagaccCCTAGTATATAAAAAGTTTTAACTCACCATCCCATTCTTGCTGACGGAGGAGTTATCCAGATAGATGTATCCGCCAATGATGTTTAACTGAACCCGTAATAAGACAACAAGCATACAAGTGCTGTACACGGCCACAATGCTTCTTGTGAAACCTAAGAAGTAAAAAATCGAAGTAATGAGGAACCCACGGAATGTGTCGATAATAATAATGAGATTTCATCTGTAAATTTGTTATTAGTTCAATAAGACACTAGGCAAAATGTCAAGAAAATGCAATTGTTTTGCAAAGTGTGATGTAATACTGCTAACAAGAAATACAGTAGAGTCCCGCTAATCCGAACCCCGCTAATCCGAAAATCCGCCTAATCCGAACAGGACTA from Polypterus senegalus isolate Bchr_013 chromosome 16, ASM1683550v1, whole genome shotgun sequence encodes:
- the pex3 gene encoding peroxisomal biogenesis factor 3 isoform X2, encoding MTVLSMLPTLRDTIMHLLNSESLTALLKNKPPNKLEIWEDLKIISFTRSIVAVYSTCMLVVLLRVQLNIIGGYIYLDNSSVSKNGMVPFAPPEVQQQYLSSIQHLLGDGLIALITVVKQSVQKVLGDISLKQRISLPELEQHISNIREYVEHRVQKDQDEDSVYKSPLSCYMMPDEENTLAEQACGLTEQDAVTIKLLNETRDMLESPDFNMVLNTCLQRGFSRLLDNMAEFFRPTDQDSGQGSPVDCLSNVSLPLAKVIPIANGQIHSICSETPSHFVQDLLMIEQVKEFAANVYEAFSTSQQLQK